The genome window GGACATCGCCTCTGCCTTCCCACGCTGCGGCATAGTCGGGCTGGATTTTCAAAGCGTTATCAAAAGATGCGATCGCCTCTTGAGACTGTTGCAACTTCTCCAAAGCATAACCGCGTCCCGTCCAAGCTTCTAAGTATTCCGGCTTTAATTCTATGGCTCGATCGTAAGCGGCCTGCGATTCTTGGTATTTTTTCAATTTGTACAAAGTTTTGGCTTTTTCCTGCCAAACTTCCGCGTAGTCCGGCCTGAGAGTTATTGCTCGCTCATAAGCTGCCAGAGCTTCTTCAAATCGGCTTAAATTGTAAAGAGTATTTCCTCGGTTGTACAAATCAGTTGCATTAGCAGAATTAAAAGTGTTTACACCATAAATTGAGGCGATAGTAGTGATACCAATTAAACTGGCGATCGACAATATTTTTAAATACAGTTTTTTTCGGGATTTGAGCCGCCCCTTCGCAGCAGCAACCGGAGGCAATACAGGAACTGTACCGCTGACAGAATTTTTCAATTCTTTAATAGCTTGCAGCGTTTCGCCAGCACTAGAATAACGTTGGCGAAAATCGTACTTTACCATCTTATCTAAAATCTTGGCAAATTCAGGACTGACGGATGTTTTGTCCTGCCAAATAATTTCCTCTGTATCGGGGTTTTTTGGCATTTGGTGAGGATTTATGCCAGTGAGAAACTGAATTGCGATCGCACCGACGGCATATATATCGCTGCTGAGTTTCGGGTTGCCGTGAGCTTGTTCGCTGGGCATATAACCGGGAGTACCGATGCTGACACTCAAGCTATTCTTGGGCTGAGGATTGGTGATTTGAGTCGTAATTTCTTTGACTGCGCCGAAGTCAATTAAAACTAATTTTCCGTCTCTATCTCTGCGGAGGATATTGCGGGGATTGACATCGCGGTGAATCACATTTTGCTGGTGTACAAAGTCTAAAATTTCGAGAAGTTCCTCCAATATACAAATGACTGCATCTTCCTGCATGACTCCTGCCGCGCCCGAAGAACCCCCCCCAGCCCCCCCTTGGTAAGGGGGGGTTTGGGGGGGTATAATTTCTTGACTTAAATCGTGACCTTTTATAAATTCTTGAACTAGATAAAACTCTTGATTCTCTTCAAAAAAAGCAAAAAGTCGGGGAATGCGATCGTGATTTCCCAACTTGTACAAAACTTGTGCTTCGGTATCGAATAAACGTCTAGCTACCTGTAGAGTTTCGGGATTTGTTGCTTGAGGTTTAAGCTGCTTGACGACGCAGAGGTGATTGCCTGGTAGCTGCTTATCTTCAGCTAAATAAGTTTGAGCAAATCCGCCGCCTCCCAAGTGACGGATAATACTGTAGCGATTGCCGAGTGTTATTCCAAGCATGAAATTCACCTAATATTTCCTAGTCGTTTGGAGAATTAGCTTCCAACCAAGCTGTCAATCGATTTTAGATTTTAGATTTTAGATTAAAGAATTGAAGCATTGACTTGCGCGAGATAAATTCGGTGGGCAAGTTTCATCGGATACAGGTTTTTTATTTCTGGACGGATGAATCCGGGCGCTTGTATCCTAGATGCTTGATTGTCACATTTTCCGCATTTGAAAATTCTAACATGGCCTCTCTAAATTTTTTAATTGGTCGAAGGGCAACTGGGGAGTTTGAATTTCAATAAAATCAATTTTAGGGTGAAATCCCTTGTGCAGTTCTTCAATCATTAATTTAGTGCCATCAGTTGTTGCTGTATTTTACAAAGCTAGCTAGTCTAATTCCTGCCGATTTAGAACTTGAATTTCAATAATTACATACCAGCCCTTGGGGAATTTTGCTATCGCCTCTAAGTAGCTATCTTTGGTGTTGATGTAAGGTGCGCGGTGCGAACTTTACTGTGACAGTCTGTTTGCTTTCTTTCTTGTTCCCTCCCCTTAGTAAGGGGAGGGTTAGGGTGGGGTTCTAGATTGTTGCTGGCATTGGGATGCTCCCACTCTAACTTAACTTTGAACTGATTTCAAAATTTCATCATCGACTGAAAAATCTATCTCAGCTTTGTCCCGCCCCGAAACTACATAATCATTCTGAAAAGAATCTTGCAATCCCGAAACTAAGTCAAATTCCGGCTGCCAGTTAAGATCGGTGACAGCTTTATTAACGGAAGCGAAAAAGTGCTGCAATCTCATCGGAAAAGCTTTCTTTTTGCCGAAGTCAAATTGTTTCGGATCGTAGTGTACAATCTTAATAGCATCAGGGGATTTGCCTGCGGCTTGAATGCAGGCGCGGGCTAAACCGTCAAAGGTGACAAATCGATCGCCCGAAACGTTGTAAATTTGCCCGATCGCCCTAGAGTTGCCCAAAACCGCCGCCATAGCCCTAGCCAAATCCTGACAGTGCCCCAACTGCGTGAAGTGCATTCCGTTACCGGGAATCGGAATCGGTCGATCGCGCACAATGCGATCGAAAAACCAAGCCTCTAAATCGTTATAATTTTGGGGGCCGTAAATGTAAGTCGGGCGAATCGAAGTCCAAGGCAAACCGGACTCTGCCAAGTAATTTTCGGTTTCGCATTTACCCAAATGCCGGCTTTTAGGATCGGTAGCGTCCCCTTCAATATGAGGCATTTGATCCGACTTCAAATAAACCCCCGCAGAGCTCATGTAAACAAAGTGCTGCACCCGCCCTTTAAATATTTCAGCTAAAGGCTTTGTATCGCTCAGTTCGCGGCCGTTGTTATCAAAAACGGCGTCAAACTCGACCGTCGATAACTTTTCTTGCAGTTGTTCGACATTTGTGCGATCGCCCTGAATCTGTTTTACGCCCGCAACCGGCACAGGCTTGTTGCCCCGGTTAAACAACACCACTTCATGCCCTTGTGCTGCTAAAATCTTAGTAAGATAAACCCCAATAAACCGAGTACCGCCCATCATTAAAATTCGCATTATTTTCGATGCTCCTTACAGTTAGTGTAAATATCTTACAATAAAGTTATGCCTTACGGAGAAACCGGGTTTTTTAAGAAAACACATATTAACAGCGATCTGCCCTGGTACAAAAAACCGGAATGCTGGACTTTTTGTGTGCAAGTCTTGAAAGTCAGTTGTGTGCTTTACTAAAGTGCGATCGCTCAAAATAAACATAATTTTAATTTCCCTAAAATAGCCCTATGCAAGTTCCTAGGCTGCATCCAGAAACCATCGAAGAAGTCAAACAAAGAGCCGACATAGTAGACGTTATTTCCGGTCGCGTCGTGTTGCGTAAACGCGGTAAAGAATTCGTAGGTTTGTGTCCATTTCACGACGAAAAATCTCCCAGCTTTACAGTCAGTCCCGGCAAACAAATGTATTATTGTTTCGGCTGCGGTGCAGGCGGCAATGCTTTTAAGTTTCTCATGGAATTGGAGAAACGCCCTTTCAGCGAAGTAGTATTAGAATTAGCTAAAAATTATCAAGTACCCGTCAAAACAGTCGAACCGGAACACCGACAAGAATTGCAGCGCCAAATTTCTCTGCGGGAACAACTGTATGAAATCTCAGCACTAACAGCCAAGTTTTACGAACACGCTTTGCGACAAACCCAAGGAGAAGAACCCTTAGCATATCTCAAATCAGAACGCAAGCTAAGCGAAGAAACTATCCAACAATTTCAATTAGGTTATGCACCCCAAGGTTGGGAAGCACTTTACAGTTATTTAGTAGAACAGAAAAACTATCCGGCGCAATTAGTAGAACAAGCTGGATTAATTGTACCCCGAAAAAATGGCGGCAGCGGTTATTACGATCGCTTCCGCAATCGGATTATGATTCCCATACGCGACACCCAAGGCAGAGTCATCGGTTTCGGCGGCCGAGCTCTCGGCGACGAACAGCCGAAATACCTCAATTCTCCCGAAACAGAACTGTTCGACAAAGGCAAAACTTTATTCGCCTTAGATACAGCAAAAACAGCAATTAGCAAAGCCGATCGCGCAGTGGTTGTAGAGGGGTACTTTGATGCGATCGCACTTCAGGCAGCCGGCATCTCCAACGCCGTCGCTTCCCTCGGCACAGCCTTAAGTTTAAACCAAGTACGGCAGTTATTGCGCTACACTGACTCCAAACAAATTATCCTCAACTTCGACGCCGACAAAGCAGGAACTCAAGCAGCAGAACGCGCTATAGGAGAAATAGAAAAACTCGCTTATCAAGGAGAAGTGCAACTGCGCGTGCTCAACATTCCCGACGGCAAAGATGCCGACGAATACCTCAAAACATACTCCCCAGAACAATATCGAGAATTGCTCGAAAATGCTCCGTTGTGGCTCGACTGGCAACTGCAACAAACTATCGTCAATCAAGATTTGAAGCAAGCCGATACTTCCCAGCAAGTTACAAAAAAAATTATTAATTTATTAACCAATATCACTGACGACAATCAGCTAGCACATTACCTGCAAAAGTGCGCCGAAATTCTCAGCAAAGGAGATTTTAGACTCACAAAAATGATCGCTGAAAACTTGCTCAATCAAGTAGTCAGCGATTGGGCAAAGCGGCAGAGTCAAGACGAATCTTTAACAATGCCCCTGTTAATTAGAAACAAGCTGAAGCCGAACAAACAATATAAAAAGCAGCGTGCAAGCGGCGAAAACAAAAGCTCAAAATCCAGCTTGTCTGCCGTAGCCCGCAGTCTTTTAGAAGAAGCAGAAGCGCAATTATTGCAGATTTATTTGCACTGTCCAGAATACCGCCAAGATGTCAGAGAAGCAATAGAAGCTAGAGACGTGCAGTTTAGCCTTTCTCACCACAGATTTTTGTGGCACCAGATTGTGAATGCAGAAATCTTGCACAA of Oscillatoria nigro-viridis PCC 7112 contains these proteins:
- a CDS encoding serine/threonine-protein kinase, coding for MLGITLGNRYSIIRHLGGGGFAQTYLAEDKQLPGNHLCVVKQLKPQATNPETLQVARRLFDTEAQVLYKLGNHDRIPRLFAFFEENQEFYLVQEFIKGHDLSQEIIPPQTPPYQGGAGGGSSGAAGVMQEDAVICILEELLEILDFVHQQNVIHRDVNPRNILRRDRDGKLVLIDFGAVKEITTQITNPQPKNSLSVSIGTPGYMPSEQAHGNPKLSSDIYAVGAIAIQFLTGINPHQMPKNPDTEEIIWQDKTSVSPEFAKILDKMVKYDFRQRYSSAGETLQAIKELKNSVSGTVPVLPPVAAAKGRLKSRKKLYLKILSIASLIGITTIASIYGVNTFNSANATDLYNRGNTLYNLSRFEEALAAYERAITLRPDYAEVWQEKAKTLYKLKKYQESQAAYDRAIELKPEYLEAWTGRGYALEKLQQSQEAIASFDNALKIQPDYAAAWEGRGDVLLDSQRYEEAIASYEKAVQFQPNLYGAWYNRGQAHQKLKQYDRAVESYQKAVEIKFDNYEAWYNLGNVFLELNKNQEAFEAYEKAVRFQPNFYQGWYSKGIALLKMRRHEEAVEAYEKAVKLKPDYYQAWYNLGWSYHELRKYEQAIECYNRALDLNPKEYQAWYNRGNAQSNLKRYEDALVSYNEAVYVKPDYSEAWYSRGNALVAVKRYEDAIASYDKAIRYKPDYGAAMEAKKRAESQLGSRPLESQQQQ
- the dnaG gene encoding DNA primase, whose translation is MQVPRLHPETIEEVKQRADIVDVISGRVVLRKRGKEFVGLCPFHDEKSPSFTVSPGKQMYYCFGCGAGGNAFKFLMELEKRPFSEVVLELAKNYQVPVKTVEPEHRQELQRQISLREQLYEISALTAKFYEHALRQTQGEEPLAYLKSERKLSEETIQQFQLGYAPQGWEALYSYLVEQKNYPAQLVEQAGLIVPRKNGGSGYYDRFRNRIMIPIRDTQGRVIGFGGRALGDEQPKYLNSPETELFDKGKTLFALDTAKTAISKADRAVVVEGYFDAIALQAAGISNAVASLGTALSLNQVRQLLRYTDSKQIILNFDADKAGTQAAERAIGEIEKLAYQGEVQLRVLNIPDGKDADEYLKTYSPEQYRELLENAPLWLDWQLQQTIVNQDLKQADTSQQVTKKIINLLTNITDDNQLAHYLQKCAEILSKGDFRLTKMIAENLLNQVVSDWAKRQSQDESLTMPLLIRNKLKPNKQYKKQRASGENKSSKSSLSAVARSLLEEAEAQLLQIYLHCPEYRQDVREAIEARDVQFSLSHHRFLWHQIVNAEILHKMSLQVAPSELILKLQDSFIEYPNQLNQISHLFHLNEFSERNVYRAPLVIRSALACIEQIISMKRRRIALNMWEKAKAASSGEEAIEYHQLFCAEQEWLQELERLRQVNFYDLTSVPWG
- a CDS encoding NAD-dependent epimerase/dehydratase family protein, with product MRILMMGGTRFIGVYLTKILAAQGHEVVLFNRGNKPVPVAGVKQIQGDRTNVEQLQEKLSTVEFDAVFDNNGRELSDTKPLAEIFKGRVQHFVYMSSAGVYLKSDQMPHIEGDATDPKSRHLGKCETENYLAESGLPWTSIRPTYIYGPQNYNDLEAWFFDRIVRDRPIPIPGNGMHFTQLGHCQDLARAMAAVLGNSRAIGQIYNVSGDRFVTFDGLARACIQAAGKSPDAIKIVHYDPKQFDFGKKKAFPMRLQHFFASVNKAVTDLNWQPEFDLVSGLQDSFQNDYVVSGRDKAEIDFSVDDEILKSVQS